In Lycium ferocissimum isolate CSIRO_LF1 chromosome 11, AGI_CSIRO_Lferr_CH_V1, whole genome shotgun sequence, a single genomic region encodes these proteins:
- the LOC132036471 gene encoding epidermis-specific secreted glycoprotein EP1-like, protein MYHINYHTAKKKKPKMSPSWPTTLFVSLFLFCQIFSSFAQVPVENTFKFVNEGELGPYAVEYRADYRVLNIFTNPFQFCFYNTTPNAWTLALRMGTVRSESLMRWVWEANRGNPVKENATLTFGTDGNLVLADADGRIAWQTNTANKGVTGFKLLPNGNIVLHDSKGKFVWQSFNYPTDTLLVGQTLRLSGPNKLVSRASVKKNANGPYSLVVQPKLFAVYNRTKLDVELAWFDLGNSSLESVKLNSGNQRLKLDYRLAKSTKRSSHVMAFTKYNTTLTYLRLEIDGNLKAYTFTDGDLDSPRWRVTYSRL, encoded by the coding sequence ATGTATCATATCAATTATCATACAGCTAAAAAAAAGAAACCAAAGATGTCTCCTTCATGGCCTACTACACTTTTcgtctctctctttcttttctgccaaatattttcttcatttgccCAAGTTCCAGTTGAAAACACCTTCAAATTCGTCAATGAAGGCGAATTAGGACCTTATGCTGTCGAATATAGAGCAGATTACCGTGTTCTTAACATTTTCACTAACCCATTCCAGTTCTGTTTCTACAACACGACCCCTAATGCATGGACACTAGCGTTGCGAATGGGCACTGTCCGTTCTGAATCTCTCATGCGTTGGGTATGGGAAGCTAACAGAGGAAATCCCGTTAAAGAAAATGCAACTCTCACATTCGGAACTGATGGAAATCTCGTCTTGGCTGACGCTGATGGTCGAATTGCTTGGCAAACAAACACGGCCAACAAGGGCGTAACGGGGTTCAAGTTGTTACCAAATGGTAACATTGTGCTTCATGACTCTAAGGGTAAATTCGTCTGGCAGAGTTTCAACTATCCCACTGACACCTTATTGGTGGGCCAAACGCTCCGCTTGTCAGGCCCGAATAAGCTCGTGAGCCGGGCCTCAGTGAAAAAGAACGCGAACGGGCCATACAGCTTGGTAGTGCAACCGAAATTGTTTGCTGTCTACAACAGGACCAAACTTGACGTGGAATTAGCTTGGTTTGATCTTGGCAATAGCAGTTTGGAATCAGTAAAATTGAATAGTGGGAATCAAAGGCTGAAGTTGGATTATAGATTGGCAAAATCAACAAAGAGAAGTTCACATGTTATGGCTTTTACTAAATACAACACTACTTTAACATACCTTCGTCTAGAAATAGATGGAAATCTAAAGGCCTACACTTTCACCGACGGAGATCTAGATTCACCCCGTTGGAGGGTAACTTACAGCAGGCTTTAA